One part of the Phragmites australis chromosome 3, lpPhrAust1.1, whole genome shotgun sequence genome encodes these proteins:
- the LOC133911125 gene encoding uncharacterized protein LOC133911125 codes for MAAPVEVGTRGTIGSLVRQEAEYYRMMEVVSHGHGKSSKAAANGASPRIKTTKKKGAGGGGFLPRMCSSAEVAEAVGSGLWERPARVRYRHLGEEGDSLHQH; via the coding sequence ATGGCGGCGCCTGTGGAGGTCGGCACGCGGGGGACCATCGGCTCGCTGGTGCGCCAGGAGGCCGAGTACTACAGGATGATGGAAGTCGTAAGCCACGGCCACGGCAAGAGCAGCAAGGCTGCAGCCAACGGAGCAAGCCCCCGTATCAAGACGACGAAGAAGAAGGGTGCAGGTGGCGGAGGGTTCTTGCCGAGGATGTGCTCGTCGGCGGAGGTGGCGGAGGCCGTCGGCAGCGGCCTGTGGGAGCGGCCTGCGAGGGTCCGGTACCGGCATCTCGGGGAGGAGGGAGACTCTCTGCATCAACACTAG